The Geoalkalibacter ferrihydriticus DSM 17813 genome segment GCCATCCGTGGAGTAATTGACGCCGCCGGACACAACAAAGACGTTCATGAAGCCGGAACTGTCGCGGCCGGGCCGGGGGCCGGAGGTGACCGCATCACCACCTGCTCCTTCGGCGGCGACATCTGGATCGGCGTCGACGAATTTGAGACCGCCGCTGAAACCGCTGCTGGTGACGCTTCCCCCGGATGCCGAGGTTTGCTGCGGCGTGCTCAGAGCGATGGAAGACCCGGAAGGCGTGGCGGTGCCGCCGGTGATGTCGCTCACCATTTGGGTGACCAGATTTTGGGCGACGGTCTGTGCGGCCTGCTGCTTCTCATTTGTTGCAGGGGTGATGGTGAGAGTGCCGTCGTTGGCGGTAATCAGATAATTGCCGTTGGCAAGGGCCGAAGCATCAATGAGGTAGCTGCCCACGTCCTCGCCTTCAACGCGGCTCAGCGTGCCGCTCAAGGTATCCTCATCCACCAGATTGCCTTCGGTGACCTGCCAACTCAGCTCCGGATCGTCTTGACCGTAGACCTTGGACTTGTCGTCGGCGACAATCGTGATGGGGCGCGGGGTGATGCTCAACGCGCCGTTGTTGGCAGTAATCAAGTAGTTGCCGTTTTCCAACACCGAGGCGTNACTTGTCGTCGGCGACAATCGTGATGGGGCGCGGGGTGATGCTCAACGCGCCGTTGTTGGCAGTAATCAAGTAGTTGCCGTTTTCCAACACCGAGGCGTCGATAAGGTAGCTGCCGACGTTTTCCCCTTCAG includes the following:
- a CDS encoding MBG domain-containing protein; this encodes MSITPRPITIVADDKSKVYGQDDPELSWQVTEGNLVDEDTLSGTLSRVEGEDVGSYLIDASALANGNYLITANDGTLTITPATNEKQQAAQTVAQNLVTQMVSDITGGTATPSGSSIALSTPQQTSASGGSVTSSGFSGGLKFVDADPDVAAEGAGGDAVTSGPRPGRDSSGFMNVFVVSGGVNYSTDG